One genomic segment of Hordeum vulgare subsp. vulgare chromosome 2H, MorexV3_pseudomolecules_assembly, whole genome shotgun sequence includes these proteins:
- the LOC123429823 gene encoding uncharacterized protein LOC123429823: MASLVHQTPAAAAMACSDDEFMPQSFGCFGRSLSRASSARRLEYRALSASGEGEEIRRIAQEERSARAKLRWKVVAQEIMARRRGGGGGGGAARRRKAGFSYDSKSYALNFDQGAAAE; this comes from the coding sequence ATGGCCAGCCTGGTGCACCAGACGCCGGCCGCGGCGGCGATGGCGTGCAGCGACGACGAGTTCATGCCGCAGAGCTTCGGGTGCTTCGGGCGGTCGCTGTCTCGGGCGTCgtcggcccggcggctggagtacAGGGCGCTGAGCGCGAGCGGCGAGGGCGAGGAGATCAGGCGCATCGCGCAGGAGGAGCGCTCGGCCAGGGCGAAGCTGCGGTGGAAGGTGGTCGCGCAGGAGATCAtggcgaggaggaggggcggcggcggcggcggaggggcggcgaggaggaggaaggcgggGTTCAGCTACGACTCCAAGAGCTACGCGCTCAACTTCGACCAAGGCGCCGCCGCCGAGTAG